Proteins from a genomic interval of Flammeovirgaceae bacterium SG7u.111:
- a CDS encoding TIGR02757 family protein, with product MEAAEIRDLLETKAEEYNQPGFIKDDPICIPHLFTKKQDIEIAGFFAAMLAWGQRKTIINKCRELIGMMDNTPFDFIKNHQDSDLKSFLSFKHRTFNATDTLYFLEFFKQFYAENESLEMAFSKHISAEETNVEQGLRGFHDIFFSLPDFPERTKKHIATPARKSACKRLNMYLRWMVRNDEKGVDFGIWNTIKPSQLICPLDVHVERVGKALGLLHRKPTDWRAATELTGNLKKINPDDPVRYDFALFGLGLEGFK from the coding sequence GTGGAGGCAGCGGAAATTAGAGACTTACTGGAAACAAAGGCGGAAGAATACAATCAACCAGGGTTTATCAAAGATGATCCTATTTGTATCCCTCACCTTTTCACAAAAAAGCAAGACATAGAAATAGCGGGATTTTTTGCAGCAATGTTGGCTTGGGGACAACGGAAAACGATTATAAATAAGTGTAGGGAGCTGATCGGGATGATGGACAATACTCCTTTTGATTTCATCAAAAATCATCAAGATTCTGATCTCAAATCTTTTCTGAGTTTCAAACATAGAACTTTTAACGCCACGGACACGCTGTACTTCCTCGAATTTTTCAAACAGTTTTACGCTGAAAACGAATCCTTAGAAATGGCTTTTTCCAAACATATTTCTGCTGAAGAAACTAATGTGGAACAAGGACTGAGGGGGTTTCATGACATCTTTTTTAGCTTACCCGATTTTCCTGAACGCACAAAAAAACATATTGCCACCCCAGCGCGAAAATCGGCTTGTAAGCGGCTGAATATGTACCTACGCTGGATGGTGCGCAACGATGAAAAAGGAGTAGACTTTGGTATTTGGAATACGATAAAACCTTCCCAGCTAATCTGCCCGCTAGATGTTCATGTAGAGCGTGTGGGAAAAGCGCTTGGTCTCTTACATCGCAAACCAACTGACTGGAGAGCCGCTACCGAATTGACGGGAAATTTGAAAAAAATTAATCCAGATGATCCAGTTCGGTACGATTTTGCATTGTTTGGATTAGGGTTAGAAGGTTTTAAATAA
- a CDS encoding Gfo/Idh/MocA family oxidoreductase codes for MKKDKYPKTQKTQRREFLKGSALAAAGFMIVPRHVLGGVGYKAPSDKLNIAAIGAGGKGWSDIKNAWNEGGDNVVGICDVDKNRCKNATDLWPKAKYYNDFRKMLEEMKEIDAVTISAPDHIHATAAMAAMQLGKHVYVQKPLTHNIKEARTLTEAARKYKIVSQMGNQGASNPGQQQMIEWFEKGLIGTVKEVYVWTNRPVWPQGIPFPTEKPAVPEHISKDDWDKFIGPAEYVDYHPLFHPFKWRGWWNFGTGALGDMGCHLIDPPFRVLELGYPTEVECSVGQVFTKDWTPEYIPEGCPPSSHVQLKFPKTKKNKSGITMTWYDGGIRPFHPELIPADDPLGDESSQNGVMMIGDKGIMTCGVYGLRPMVYLNSGEKLTMPEGYDGKNIYEKTKPEYGHQVLWTDAIKDGFNGKKHKGLRSSFDYAGPLTETVLMGNLAIRSYQHGKMNEKQRLEFEGRKRFLWDGKSMKITNSEDANQYVFRDYREGWSL; via the coding sequence ATGAAAAAAGACAAATACCCAAAGACCCAAAAAACACAGAGACGAGAATTTCTGAAAGGTTCGGCATTGGCTGCGGCTGGCTTTATGATTGTACCGCGGCACGTACTTGGCGGAGTAGGCTACAAAGCGCCTAGCGACAAACTGAATATTGCGGCGATCGGTGCTGGCGGGAAAGGCTGGTCAGATATCAAAAATGCGTGGAACGAAGGCGGAGATAATGTTGTAGGTATTTGTGATGTGGATAAAAATAGGTGCAAAAATGCTACAGATCTATGGCCCAAAGCCAAATACTATAACGATTTCAGAAAAATGCTGGAGGAAATGAAAGAAATAGATGCTGTAACTATTTCTGCTCCAGACCACATTCATGCAACTGCGGCAATGGCCGCTATGCAACTAGGCAAGCATGTGTATGTTCAGAAGCCTCTTACTCATAACATTAAGGAGGCTCGTACGCTTACCGAAGCAGCTAGGAAATACAAAATCGTTTCGCAAATGGGAAACCAAGGTGCATCTAACCCTGGTCAGCAGCAGATGATAGAATGGTTTGAAAAAGGGCTAATTGGTACGGTAAAAGAAGTTTATGTCTGGACTAACCGCCCTGTGTGGCCACAAGGAATTCCGTTCCCAACTGAAAAACCAGCCGTACCAGAACATATCTCCAAAGATGATTGGGACAAGTTTATCGGTCCTGCCGAGTACGTAGATTACCATCCACTTTTCCACCCGTTCAAATGGAGAGGTTGGTGGAATTTTGGAACAGGTGCATTGGGCGATATGGGCTGCCATTTGATCGACCCTCCTTTTAGAGTGTTGGAACTTGGCTACCCAACCGAGGTAGAGTGCAGCGTAGGTCAGGTATTTACCAAAGATTGGACACCGGAGTATATTCCAGAAGGTTGCCCTCCTTCGTCACATGTACAGCTCAAGTTTCCTAAAACCAAAAAGAACAAGTCAGGAATTACCATGACTTGGTACGATGGCGGCATTAGGCCATTCCACCCAGAACTTATCCCCGCAGATGATCCTTTGGGTGATGAAAGCTCTCAAAATGGCGTGATGATGATTGGCGATAAGGGAATTATGACTTGTGGGGTCTACGGATTGAGACCAATGGTCTATCTGAACAGCGGTGAGAAACTGACTATGCCAGAAGGCTACGATGGCAAGAATATCTATGAAAAAACGAAACCAGAATACGGTCATCAAGTATTGTGGACAGATGCGATCAAAGATGGGTTTAATGGTAAGAAACATAAAGGATTGAGATCATCATTCGATTATGCAGGCCCTCTGACCGAAACGGTGCTGATGGGTAATTTGGCTATCCGGAGTTACCAACATGGTAAGATGAACGAGAAGCAACGATTGGAGTTTGAGGGAAGAAAACGTTTCTTATGGGATGGAAAAAGTATGAAAATCACCAATAGTGAGGATGCCAACCAATATGTATTTAGGGATTACAGAGAAGGTTGGTCATTATAA
- a CDS encoding YHYH protein, whose amino-acid sequence MKTPLNMHTLLLLLGLFIASCDGNDGEIEEEVLDPSDCDDVATVDLGNRGVCSESLSYTSEVNFSIDGDSRVITSNAIPDHKVGLFGGGQGSLNPNAIGEVEETYRIPLFPSLSGSITPLLSTTSGPQYEFGIMLNGVILDPEAAEPWPHSGSFFNSNVNWEWNLDAMSINLGLDCNNAHVQPTGKYHYHGVPTLYLESINATSNQMTLIGYAADGFPIYYMYGYKEASNSSSGITALNSSFSLKQGDRPGDGDSAPCGEYSGIYTNDYEYVGGDGDLDECNGRTGVTPEYPNGTYYYVITEDFPFLPRCLKGTPSADFKIGR is encoded by the coding sequence ATGAAAACTCCATTGAACATGCATACGCTTTTACTTTTACTTGGCCTATTCATCGCATCCTGTGATGGAAATGACGGTGAAATAGAAGAAGAAGTACTAGATCCAAGTGATTGTGACGATGTAGCAACTGTCGACCTTGGCAACCGAGGGGTTTGTAGTGAATCGTTGAGCTATACTTCTGAAGTCAACTTCAGTATAGATGGAGATAGCCGGGTGATTACTTCCAATGCTATTCCCGACCATAAAGTTGGGCTTTTTGGTGGGGGGCAAGGCTCGCTCAATCCAAATGCAATTGGAGAGGTGGAAGAGACCTACCGAATACCACTTTTTCCTAGTCTTTCGGGTAGTATTACCCCTTTGCTCAGTACTACTTCTGGTCCGCAATATGAATTTGGAATAATGCTAAATGGGGTCATTCTGGATCCGGAAGCCGCAGAGCCATGGCCGCACAGTGGAAGTTTTTTCAACTCAAACGTCAACTGGGAGTGGAATTTGGATGCGATGTCCATAAATCTTGGCCTAGATTGCAACAATGCTCATGTTCAACCAACGGGAAAATATCATTACCATGGTGTACCTACTTTGTACCTAGAATCAATAAATGCTACTTCCAACCAAATGACCTTGATAGGCTATGCTGCCGACGGCTTCCCCATCTACTACATGTACGGTTACAAAGAAGCAAGCAACAGCTCAAGTGGAATTACTGCACTCAACTCGAGCTTTTCCCTCAAGCAGGGCGACCGACCTGGCGATGGCGACTCTGCCCCTTGCGGCGAATACTCTGGAATTTACACGAATGACTACGAATATGTGGGTGGAGATGGTGATCTGGACGAGTGTAACGGAAGAACAGGAGTAACGCCAGAATACCCAAATGGCACCTATTATTATGTAATAACGGAAGATTTCCCTTTCCTTCCACGCTGCCTCAAAGGAACACCTTCAGCAGATTTTAAAATTGGAAGGTAA
- a CDS encoding ABC transporter ATP-binding protein, translating to MSKQKTTVSQVFKEFIWPRKLLIFWGLILIIIGRMASLVLPWKSKELIDDIVPNNDLEGLTNLLIIVGIAISAQAITSFSLTKLLSVEAQRLISELRAQVQRKILTLPISFFDNNKSGALVSRIMTDVEGVRNLIGTGLVQLFGGTLTAIISLGLLINISPTMTLYVLVPVVLFGVIALKAFGYIRPIFRNRGKINAEVTGRLTETLNGVRVIKGFNAEEQENKSFENGVNRLFLNVKKSLTTTAMVTSTSTFLLGLASTGIMGIGGYYIINGDLTFGEFLSFTLYLGFLIAPIVQMSNIGSQLTEAFAGLDRTSEIMEMSPENDPETRTVKLGEIVGDIRFDNVSFAYDEDKDVLHKISFDAPKGSVTALVGTSGSGKSTIASLAASFLNPRSGTITVDGQDLSKVSLDSFRSQLGVVLQDDFLFEGTIRENILFPRPEASEERLIEAVKAAYVDEFTDRFEKGLDTVIGERGIKLSGGQRQRIAIARAILANPRVLILDEATSNLDTESEMLIQKSLAELMKGRTTFVIAHRLSTIRQADQILVIENGKIAERGNHQELIDSEGRYFQLFTYQSRI from the coding sequence ATGAGTAAACAAAAAACGACGGTCTCACAAGTCTTTAAAGAGTTTATATGGCCGCGTAAGCTGCTGATTTTTTGGGGTTTGATATTGATTATTATCGGTCGGATGGCCAGTTTGGTGCTCCCTTGGAAAAGTAAGGAACTGATTGATGATATTGTGCCTAATAATGATCTGGAAGGGTTAACAAACCTGCTAATCATAGTAGGAATAGCCATTTCAGCACAGGCAATCACCTCCTTTTCCCTTACAAAATTATTAAGCGTGGAAGCCCAGCGGTTGATTTCAGAATTAAGAGCTCAAGTCCAACGCAAAATATTGACACTCCCCATTTCCTTTTTCGATAATAATAAATCAGGGGCGCTGGTATCTCGGATTATGACGGATGTAGAAGGAGTAAGAAACTTGATAGGCACGGGGCTAGTACAGCTATTTGGCGGGACGCTCACAGCTATCATTTCACTTGGGTTGTTGATCAACATCAGCCCGACCATGACCTTGTATGTATTGGTGCCCGTGGTTCTATTTGGAGTAATCGCCCTTAAAGCATTTGGGTACATCCGCCCGATATTTAGGAACAGGGGGAAAATCAATGCTGAAGTAACGGGAAGGCTTACCGAAACGCTAAATGGCGTGCGAGTAATTAAAGGTTTTAATGCAGAAGAGCAAGAAAACAAGAGTTTTGAGAATGGGGTAAATAGGCTCTTTTTGAATGTAAAAAAGAGCTTGACTACAACTGCCATGGTCACAAGTACTTCCACTTTTTTACTGGGTTTGGCAAGTACGGGTATCATGGGAATTGGTGGATATTACATAATCAATGGAGATTTGACTTTTGGTGAATTTCTTTCATTTACGCTCTATTTGGGCTTTTTGATTGCCCCAATTGTACAAATGAGCAATATAGGAAGCCAACTGACCGAGGCATTTGCTGGCTTGGACCGTACGTCCGAAATCATGGAAATGTCTCCTGAAAATGACCCGGAAACCAGAACAGTGAAACTAGGAGAAATTGTTGGCGACATAAGGTTTGATAATGTATCTTTTGCCTATGATGAAGATAAGGACGTATTGCACAAGATTTCGTTTGATGCGCCGAAGGGTAGTGTTACTGCTTTGGTGGGAACTTCGGGGTCGGGCAAATCGACAATTGCGAGCTTAGCGGCTTCTTTTTTAAACCCTCGTTCAGGAACGATCACGGTAGATGGACAAGACTTATCGAAGGTAAGTCTCGATTCTTTCCGAAGCCAGTTAGGAGTGGTACTCCAAGATGATTTCCTTTTTGAGGGTACTATCAGGGAAAATATCCTTTTCCCCCGCCCCGAAGCCTCAGAAGAACGATTGATTGAAGCGGTAAAAGCTGCTTATGTAGATGAATTTACAGACCGGTTTGAAAAAGGGTTAGATACGGTAATTGGTGAACGAGGAATTAAGCTTTCGGGTGGACAGCGCCAGCGAATAGCTATTGCAAGAGCTATTTTGGCAAATCCAAGGGTGTTGATTTTGGATGAAGCTACTTCTAACCTAGATACAGAAAGTGAAATGTTGATCCAAAAGAGTTTGGCAGAGTTGATGAAGGGACGAACAACTTTCGTAATTGCGCATAGGCTAAGCACCATTCGCCAGGCTGACCAGATTTTGGTGATAGAAAATGGTAAAATAGCTGAAAGGGGAAATCACCAAGAATTAATTGATAGCGAAGGTAGGTACTTTCAGTTATTTACTTACCAGAGCAGGATTTAA